The following proteins are co-located in the Pseudarthrobacter siccitolerans genome:
- a CDS encoding metal-dependent hydrolase: MGGHHAASGAAAWVAVASTGPYTLGWYPLDATGILIGGMATAGTALVCDWDHRHSTVANSLPPLSNVIAVGIENASGGHRQGTHSVLGAGFFVLLATLAGQIQLQTEWGLLSVGAGLLCMFMINIAAKALKLFPKSGFLTNWIFGLVMAGLVTWYAPDQWTWLPVSMLIGVAVHIVGDMITTGGVPLLWPLVVRPPKLLRKVPLLRQVWRPNGALSLPLLGRAGSKREWLLLIPVSAYAMVGLCVAGWSIAQTHWTRVAAAAEAWTRIWF; this comes from the coding sequence ATGGGAGGACATCACGCCGCGTCGGGAGCCGCGGCGTGGGTAGCTGTTGCCTCGACGGGGCCGTACACACTGGGCTGGTACCCGCTGGATGCCACCGGGATTTTGATCGGCGGCATGGCGACGGCGGGAACCGCCCTGGTGTGCGACTGGGACCACCGGCACAGCACGGTGGCGAATTCCCTGCCGCCGCTGTCCAACGTGATTGCCGTTGGCATCGAGAATGCCAGCGGCGGACACCGGCAGGGCACTCACTCCGTACTCGGGGCGGGCTTTTTTGTGCTGCTGGCAACCCTCGCCGGGCAGATCCAGCTGCAGACGGAGTGGGGACTGCTGTCCGTAGGCGCCGGGCTGCTGTGCATGTTCATGATCAACATCGCGGCCAAGGCGCTGAAGTTGTTTCCGAAGTCCGGGTTCCTCACCAACTGGATTTTCGGGCTGGTCATGGCCGGGCTTGTCACCTGGTACGCCCCGGACCAGTGGACGTGGCTGCCCGTTTCGATGCTGATCGGTGTGGCGGTGCACATTGTGGGGGACATGATCACTACCGGGGGCGTGCCGTTGCTGTGGCCGCTGGTGGTCAGGCCGCCCAAACTGCTGCGCAAGGTGCCGCTGCTGCGCCAGGTCTGGCGGCCCAACGGCGCCCTGTCCCTCCCGCTGCTGGGCCGTGCCGGCTCAAAGCGGGAGTGGCTCCTGCTGATCCCCGTCAGCGCCTACGCCATGGTGGGGTTATGCGTGGCGGGCTGGTCAATAGCCCAGACACACTGGACCAGGGTGGCGGCCGCGGCCGAAGCCTGGACCCGCATCTGGTTCTGA